In one Chryseobacterium camelliae genomic region, the following are encoded:
- a CDS encoding acetyl-CoA C-acyltransferase — protein MSKTAYIVKGFRTAVGKAPKGSLRFTRPDVMAATVIEKLMAELPQLDKNRIDDLIVGNAMPEAEQGLNVARLISLMGLNTDKVPGVTVNRYCASGSEAIAIASAKIQAGMADCIIAGGTESMSYIPMGGYKPVPETDIAKTNPDYYWGMGYTAEEVAKQYNITREEQDQFAFESHMKALKANQEGKFANQIVPIPVEYNFLDENQKMQTKKFDFSVDEGPRADTSLAGLSKLRPVFANGGSVTAGNSSQMSDGAAFVMVMSEEMVKELGLQPEARLVAYAAAGLEPRIMGMGPIYAIPKALKQAGLELKDIELIELNEAFASQSVAIKKELGLNPDILNVNGGAIALGHPLGCTGTKLTVQLLDEMRRRGNKYGMVSMCVGTGQGAASIFELL, from the coding sequence ATGTCAAAGACAGCATATATAGTAAAGGGTTTCAGAACTGCCGTTGGAAAAGCTCCAAAGGGAAGTTTAAGATTTACAAGACCCGATGTAATGGCGGCAACCGTAATTGAAAAATTAATGGCTGAACTTCCGCAATTAGATAAAAACAGAATTGATGACCTTATCGTAGGAAACGCAATGCCGGAAGCTGAACAAGGCTTAAACGTAGCGCGTTTAATCTCTTTGATGGGTTTAAATACAGACAAAGTTCCCGGAGTTACCGTAAACAGATATTGTGCATCAGGAAGTGAGGCGATTGCCATTGCTTCTGCAAAAATCCAGGCAGGAATGGCGGATTGTATTATCGCAGGAGGTACAGAATCCATGTCGTATATTCCGATGGGTGGTTATAAACCGGTTCCTGAAACGGATATTGCAAAAACCAACCCCGATTATTACTGGGGAATGGGTTATACTGCTGAAGAAGTTGCCAAACAATACAATATTACAAGAGAAGAACAGGACCAGTTTGCTTTTGAATCCCATATGAAAGCCTTAAAAGCTAATCAGGAAGGCAAATTTGCTAATCAAATCGTTCCGATTCCTGTTGAATATAATTTCCTGGATGAAAACCAGAAAATGCAGACGAAAAAGTTTGATTTTTCGGTAGATGAAGGTCCGAGAGCAGATACTTCTTTGGCTGGCTTGTCTAAATTAAGACCGGTTTTTGCCAACGGAGGAAGCGTAACTGCCGGAAACTCTTCTCAAATGAGTGACGGAGCAGCTTTCGTGATGGTAATGAGTGAGGAAATGGTAAAAGAGTTAGGACTACAACCAGAAGCAAGATTAGTCGCTTATGCTGCTGCCGGATTAGAGCCGAGAATCATGGGAATGGGACCGATTTATGCAATTCCAAAAGCATTGAAGCAAGCAGGTCTAGAACTAAAAGACATTGAATTGATCGAGCTAAACGAAGCATTTGCCTCACAATCCGTTGCGATTAAAAAAGAATTGGGGTTAAATCCTGATATTTTAAACGTAAACGGAGGGGCCATCGCATTGGGTCACCCACTTGGATGTACAGGAACAAAACTGACGGTACAACTTCTTGACGAAATGAGAAGACGCGGAAACAAATACGGAATGGTTTCTATGTGCGTAGGGACAGGACAGGGAGCAGCTTCAATTTTTGAACTACTTTAA